In the Lepisosteus oculatus isolate fLepOcu1 chromosome 6, fLepOcu1.hap2, whole genome shotgun sequence genome, one interval contains:
- the LOC102690340 gene encoding forkhead box protein Q1: MKLEVFSGTNFEEKPLEVCSDAEGSVPSPLSGEEELGSDGDFVANSPAPVLPSADGKAKPYTRRPKPPYSYIALIAMAIRDSASGRLTLAEINDYLMKKFPFFRGSYTGWRNSVRHNLSLNDCFLKVLRDPSRPWGKDNYWMLNPNSEYTFADGVFRRRRKRISKKPTKDQEVLDSPASEEAPTATTSSATKEEGASTKFSSSFAIDSILSKPFKSKEDSRAETDNTTLSGVRVMWPSSSPMMPYVMGYPPAAVAHVQPLFQVNPAASHLLQAYRCGYSDPVLGVDHRRDILATFRLSPDGLPSSEAFPAARAATAMRAPASSYHPFKIDSLLA; encoded by the coding sequence atgaaacttgaAGTTTTCTCCGGGACCAACTTTGAGGAAAAGCCTCTGGAGGTTTGCAGTGATGCGGAAGGCAGCGTCCCGTCTCCTCTGTCGGGAGAAGAAGAGCTGGGCTCAGACGGGGACTTTGTGGCCAACAGCCCTGCACCTGTTCTGCCGAGTGCCGATGGCAAAGCGAAACCTTACACCAGGAGACCCAAGCCTCCCTATTCCTACATCGCTCTGATCGCGATGGCAATCCGAGACTCCGCGTCTGGGCGCCTGACTCTGGCGGAAATCAACGACTACCTTATGAAGAAATTTCCCTTTTTCCGGGGCAGCTACACCGGCTGGCGGAACTCGGTGCGCCACAACCTGTCGCTCAACGACTGCTTTCTGAAAGTGCTCCGGGACCCCTCCCGGCCGTGGGGCAAGGACAATTACTGGATGCTGAACCCCAACAGCGAGTACACCTTTGCTGACGGGGTCTTCCGCCGCAGGAGGAAGCGCATCAGCAAAAAGCCCACCAAGGACCAAGAGGTCCTAGACAGCCCGGCCAGCGAAGAGGCGCCCACTGCCACGACCTCTTCTGCTACCAAGGAAGAGGGCGCCAGCACCAAGTTCTCCAGCTCGTTCGCCATTGACAGCATCCTGAGCAAACCCTTTAAGAGCAAGGAGGACAGCCGCGCCGAGACAGACAACACCACCCTCTCTGGCGTCAGAGTGATGTGGCCCAGCAGCTCCCCAATGATGCCTTATGTCATGGGCTACCCACCTGCGGCCGTGGCTCACGTACAGCCGCTGTTCCAGGTGAACCCCGCCGCCTCACACTTGCTGCAGGCCTATAGGTGTGGCTACTCAGACCCCGTGCTTGGCGTGGATCACAGAAGAGACATTCTTGCCACTTTTCGGTTGTCTCCAGACGGCTTGCCCAGCTCCGAGGCGTTTCCTGCCGCCCGAGCGGCCACAGCCATGAGAGCGCCTGCGAGCAGCTACCACCCGTTCAAAATAGACTCTCTGCTGGCGTGA